One Harpia harpyja isolate bHarHar1 chromosome 11, bHarHar1 primary haplotype, whole genome shotgun sequence genomic window, gggtgctgggctggggagagcgaGGCGGGTGCCGGTggggtgctgggatggagggtgCCGGTGGGGTGCCGGGGCTGCTGGACTGTGAACCGTGGCTGGACTTTGTCCTGGTTATCACCGCCACGGGGCTGGGCCCGGGGTATCCCCGACATTGCGGGCGCAGCGGGGTGCCACTGGGTCCCCCGGAATTCTCCGTCTTCCTGCCACCGGCACCCACTGGGACCAGTCTGACCTTCTCCGCTGGGCAAGTTGGGGCGGGGGGCACGGGGAACACTGGGAGCCCCGTGCTGGGGGATCCCCCCCgagggcaggggggggggggggggggggggatttgggggggggtcagTGCCTGATCTAGTCCCGGGGGGGTCGGTGCAGCCCGATCCCGGGGGGAATctggtcccgggggggggggggtttccttGTCCCGGGGGGGATCGATACagcccggcccggggagggggggggccgtCCCGGTGCCCCCAGCGGGTCGGTGCTCCCGGAccgccccgggccggccccggctgGGCGGGACCCGGTCACATGCGCTCGGGGCCGGGCTCCGGGGCTATATAAAGGccggtggggagggaaggggcgaGCCCGAGGGTTGGTTCGGCTTCCGGAGGTGAGagcccggtcccggtcccggtcccggtcccggtcccggtcccggtcccggtcccggtcccggtcccggtcccggtcccggtcccggtcccggtcccggtcccggtcccggtcccggtggATCTCTGGGACCCCCCTGTCCTTTGGGGCTCCAAATGGGTGAGGGGTGTCCTAGGGAGGGGGGGTAATTTCGGGGTTCCCCCCATCCTGGGGGGGGGTCTGACCGCACTCATGGtccgtgtcgtgtccccccccctccccagtcccaCCATGGCCACCAGTGAGCCCGGGCCGGCACAGCCCAAGgcggaggagcagcagcaggtcagTGGGGGTAAGGGGGGAGTTGGGGTGGGGGTCTCCAGGGGGTCCCTCCTTGGGGCCAGGGCTCTGGGTTATCCTACCCTTGGGGGGGCTTGGAGAGGCCTCGGAGTACCCCAAAGTCATCCTTGGGGGGTTGGGGACACACGGTGGCCCCCATCCCCTGTGAGATCTGGGGCTCCatcaccccccacacacacacgtgtgGTCCTCTGGGACCAGTCTGACCTTCTCCACTGGGCGAGCTGGGGGGGAACAGGGAACACAGGGAGCCCTGTGCGGGGGGATCACCCCCAAGGGGGGACTGGGTTTCAGGGGGGGATCAGCGCCTGATCCATCCCGGGGGGGTCAGCGTGGGTGTAGCCAGGGCGGAGGGGACCCACACACTCATCCGGACCCCTTCGCACCCCCAGAGCATCGGGACGCGGGTGGCCAACCTGCCCCTGGTGAGCTCTGCCTACGGCATGGTCTCCACGGCGTACGCCTCCACCAAGGAGAGCCACCCCTACGTCAAGTCCGTCTGCGACGTCGCCGAAAAGGGGGTGAAGACGCTGACGGCGGCGGCGGTCAGCGGGGCCCAGCCCATCCTCACCAAGCTGGAGCCGCAgagtgagtggggctgggggggacgggcAGCACCCCGTGGGTTTTGGGGTGCCTGAAAACTGGCCCCAGCAGAGCTCTTGTGAGGCGGCAGGGTAGggaaaagctgttttctcctcttcagttTTCACCACCAATAAACACGCCTGCAAAGggctggagaggctggaggggaagCTGGGGGCGGGGGCCAGCACCCCGTGAGTTTTGGGGTATCCCAAAAACTGGCCCTAGCAAAGTTCTTGCAAGGCAGCAGGATATTAAAAACCATCTATTTTCACATCTCTAGTTTCCACTGCCAACGAATATGCCTGCAAAGGGCTGGAtaagctggaggagaagctgccCATCCTGCAGCAGCCCCCGGAGAAGGTAATGGGGTGGGCAAACACGCTCAAGGTGTGTCGTCCCCCCCGAGCGCTGCTTAACAGAGGGTTGTCCCTCCCCCCACCAGCTCATCTCGGACACCAAGCAGCTTGTGACCTCCACGGTGACGGGGGCCAAGGATGTCCTGACCAGCACCGTGGCTGGGGCCAAGGACGCGGTGACCAGCCGGGTGACGGGTGTGATGGACATGACCAAAGGAGCCGTGCAGGGCAGCGTGGAGCTGACCAAGTCGGCGGTGAGCAGTGGTGTCAGCACCGTCATGGGCTCCACCGTGGGCCAGATGGTGGTGAGCGGGATGGGCTCTATGCTGGAGAAGTCGGAGGAGCTGGTGGACCATTACCTGCCCATGACGGATGAGGAGCTGGGTAAGGAGCTGATCACAACCCCCTGGAGATGTGTCATGGGCTTAGGGGTCCCCTTGGAGAGGGGTGGGTAGAGCCTGGGCAGAGCGATGTTGGCTCTACATGGGGTTGGTAGCGGTGGGGCCACTTCAGCAGCTCCTCTCCCACAGCCAAACTGGCCACGGCCGTGGAGGGCTTCGAAAcggagcagcagaagcagcagcagagctacTTTGTGCGCCTGGGCTCCCTCTCGACCAAGCTGCGGCACCGAGCCCTCCAGCACTCGCTGGGCAAGCTGCAGAGCGCCCGCCGCAGCAGCCAGGACGTGCTGGCCCAGCTCCAGCGCACCCTCGACCTGGTAGGACCCATCCCTGTGTACATTTCCCCCCCCATGCCACCCTGGGGTTGCAGcagacccccccacacacaccgggctctgcctttcctcccagGTGGAGCACCTCAAGCAGGGCATGGACCAGaagctgcagggagggcaggagaagctgcagcAGATGTGGCTGGAGTGGAGCAAGAAGCAACCGGGTGGTGGCAAAGACCTGGTGCCACCAGAGGTAGGTTAAGGGCAGAGGGACCCTGGGGTAAGCCAGTGTCGTCCCCCCTCCCCGACCCCTCACCACCCCTTTGTGTCCCCCCTCCTTGCAGCAGGTGGAGTCGGGCACGCTGGTCATGCTGCAGGGCTTGACGCAGCAGCTCCAAAGCTCCTGCCAGCCCTTGGTGTCCAGCCTCCAGGGTCTCCCCACCAGCATCCAGGACACGGCGGGGCAGGTCCGGCAAAACGTGGAGGAGCTACGGGCAGCCCTCGCCTCCGCCGCCTCCCTCCAGGACGTGACGGGCAGCGTGCTGGCCCGAGCCCGTGCCCATGCCACCAAAGCTCGCCAGCTGATGGACGAGCTGGTGGAGCACGTGGCCCACAACACCCCCCTGACCTGGCTGGTGGGACCCTTCACCCCCCTCAGGCCAGCGCCTGGTGGACCTGGAGATGAAATAGCAGCTTCTGGGGTGGGGTGATAGCGGTGTGTCCCCCGCCAAGCCTCGTTAGGAGCATCTACTAACCCCTTGCCTGGCCCACCTTGCTATAACCTTAGTGCCTGCCGGTATGGGGgacccctcctgcctgccccatgtGCAGCTCTGTCCCTTGTCCCCTGTGCCAGGGAGGTTGCAGTAACGTGCCCTTGGTTCCCCCAAGTGCCTCTcgaggtcccctccagcccccggcTGGCTCCCCCCGTGTCCCTTTGTCCTCGGTGCCTTCAAGCCCCTGTCTTGTAGGGTTGGGGGATGGCTCGCGAAGCAATAAACTCTGGTTAGTTTTGCACTGGACTGAGGCttctttgggggggtgggggggataggggtggtggtgggggggtcccTATGGCTGCATCCCACTTCAAGCAGGGGCTAAGTGATGATGTCATAGCCCTGCGTGACCTCACAGGGGCTGGGAGGCACTGGAGGGGGATAGCCTGGTGCTGACCCCCCAGGACGCCGGCCTCTTCCCCCTATCCCTGAGCAGAGCCCTTGGCTGAGGGGTGAGGTGAAGGGGGGGGTGCTGGAGGAACACCACCCCATCCCTCCCAGGCCTGAGGACCCTCATGTCCCGGGCCCCCCACCCATCCTACAGCTGAGCAAAACCCCCCTGGCCTGTCCCTTGCCCTGGTGGGACCAGGGCTGACCTGGAGCAGGATGCCCCCAGCCCAAGGGGCACAGACAAGCCCAGCCTGGGGGGGCTCAGGCAGCAGGGTCTGGCAgtggggggtgcagggtgggaCCTGCTTATCCCACCGGGAGCGACGGGCAGCACCCTGTGCCCCCACCATCCCATGCAATGTCATCCACCTCCCCAGTGACGATAGCCCCAGGGCACCGTCCTCGGGCATGGGGCTGCAGCGTCGACAGCAGCAGGTCGGTGTGGGGGCTGAGCTggaccccacggcccccccccccccggtgtggCTCAGCCCTTCACCCTTCACAGCTTACCATGAGCCGGCTGCCcacccatcctgccagcagcccccccccatgcaccccaGAGGTGATGGGCACCGAGGCCACCTCAGGCCCCATCCTGGGCAacccccccccgggctgccctGTGGGTATTGGGGctccatgtcagtcctgtgccccccccccacagTCAGAGCCACCTGGGACCCCTGTGGATGAGGCCACCCCGCAGCCATCCCAGCAGGTACCCCCGTCCTTGGGGGCCATGCCCCTCCTTGGGGGTCCCGCAGGTCCCTGGAGGGGACGGTGGCAGTGTCCCAGGGGTGCGTGTCCGACAGCAGCCCCCGTgccccccaggctgctgcaggttCTGCCCCGAGGGGTTCCCCCCCATGGAACTGGGAGTCCCCGAGGACACCAGTTCCAGCATCCCCTCGGTTGTGGCCACCATCCTCCGCGCCTTGCTGGGCACCACAGTGGGACGGCTCTTCCTCCACAGCGCGGAGCCGGTGCTGGATATGTCCCAGCAGCGGCTGAACCATTACCTGCCCCCGGGTGAGAGGCAGGCGGGTAAGAGACCCCGGGATGCTGCTgggggtccccgtgtcccccctcaCCCCAGGATGATGCTGGGGCCCAGCATCCCACATCCAGCCCTTCTTTCCCCACAGTGGACGAGGCTGCGGAGGGGCTGGATTCGGCCTCGGCAGGGATTCTCCGGCACAGCCGCCTCCTTCCCCTCGGCTCCCTCTCCGGTGACGCCAGGAGCCGAGCCGTGGCCTTGGCGCAGCAGCTCCGGCAGAAGCAGCTGGACACTCCTCACCGACTTGCCCAGCTCCGGCACATCCTCGACGTGGTGAGAGCCGCCGGTTCACGGTGCTGGGGCTTGGAAGGGGGATCCCCACGGTGCCCAGGATCCCCATCCATACCCACGGTGCCATTCCTCCCGCAGCTGGAAGCCATGCAGCAAAGCTCGGAGCACAACAGCCAGGAGACGCGGCTGTGCGGGAACCAGGCACAGGCAaatccctgcccaccccctgcctcTCCCGGCACCCAGGCGAGGCCGGCCGAGGGGTGCGGGACCCCCGCGACGTTGCCAGGGCAGGCGCTGGCCGTGGGTCGGATGCTGGCGCAGGAGCTGCGGGATGCCTTGGTGCAGCTGCGGGCTCAGGTcgggcagctgccagccctgctgcagcaggcagcgtGGCGAGCCCGGCGTGGCGTGGCCGAGCTCCGTGGCACTTTCAGCCGAGCCGAGTCCCTCTGGGAGCTTCTGGGGACCGTGGTGGCCCGAGGACGTGATGTGGTGGCCCAGGCCTGGGAGGCACTGGTGGTGCCGTGGCTGGAGGATGTCGCCGAGGCTGCCGGCATAGCGGTACCACGCACCGCTCCGCCGCACCCCCAAACCTAGGGGTACCCCAAATACAACCAGCCACAGCCGCCCCTCCCGTGCGAGGGTCTGAACCCTTGCTGCATCCTCGGTGGCACCAACACGGCTCTGCTCACGTCCATGTCCGCGTCTCCGCGTTATTCTCTTCCCCCGGTGCTGCCATCTGCGACGATGGCAATGAGggaatttggggtgggggaggacaggcagctTGACATCGTATCCACCTTTAAATCCCCCCTCCTGGGCAGGAGGTGACACGTCCCAGTGTCCCCCtccaccttccccagcactgggGTCTGGGTTGCCCCCCCCCATGTCTCCCCAGCCCAGGGAATGGGGCTGAGCGCCGGCCCCGCACCTGGCAGCAGCATCCATCTCACCCCATCTCAAcccctgcctcccacttcccaGCAGTTGGGCAAGAGGCACGCGGGGCTTTTTTTgggttttatttgggttttgtttacGGAGGGCTGGAGCATGAAAtcagccctggaaaaaaaacaaaccaaccaaacaactcTCCCCAGGGCAGGGTTATAGCAACAGCAGCCTCAAAGCGGGGTCGGGGCATCCTCCGCCACAGCACAAACAGGACTCAAGGACGCAGCGTCTGGTTGAGCTGGGAACATCTTTATTTTACATGTACAAAAGCTTCGGATCTTTGCAAaagagcagccagccagccaacgATGCTGCCCAGCACAAGGCAGGATGCTGCCACAGTTCAGTCCCTCCCTGGGTGAGTTAGGAGAGAATACACAATTTCTACTGTTTTTAACCCAAAGGCTGGTgcgcagccctgctgcctcccctggaGCAGAGGGACCTGGCtccagcagctgcctccagccacAGAGAAGACGATGGTGGGGAAAGGGACTcagagcagcagggagaagcCCCAGAGGCCgaggcagagcccagcacaggcaCTGGAAAATCAAGCAGAAAGCAGCCCAGTTTGGCTGTCCTGCTCCCCTTGCCAGGGCCCAGACGGGACAGGGACACCCATGGGTGCCTGGTCCTGGCTCATAGGGTGGGCCAGGGCCAGAGGACAGGGGAGGACCCATGGAGGGGGGGTTCCAGTCCCAACCCTGGGCAGGGGgatgctcctgccctcccctcgTCACAGTCAGCGATGCCTCAAGAAACAGACACTAGGGCTccttgtatttttcattaaaaaacccttTATATTCATTTCATGGTGGTTGAAATCACAAGAAATTAGGTAggagggaaaaccaaaacaaaaaaacaacaatgaaaaaaaaacccaaaacaaaaaaaaaaaaaagaggggacaAGTACAGACAACCAGCACAGCCCCCCCACGGTCGGTGCTTTCGCAGGGCCGGGGGCACAGGACAAGACCTAGGACATCAGCTACTGTGTGACTTAGTGAAGTAACTCAAGCAGGGGACGAGGCAGAGGCCGGTCTCCCTTCGCAGcccttctgcctcctcctcctccgggtgGGAGCCGCTTCCTCAGCTCTCCTCCACATCATCCACAGCCTCTGACTCCC contains:
- the LOC128147854 gene encoding LOW QUALITY PROTEIN: perilipin-3-like (The sequence of the model RefSeq protein was modified relative to this genomic sequence to represent the inferred CDS: deleted 1 base in 1 codon), which encodes MATSEPGPAQPKAEEQQQSIGTRVANLPLVSSAYGMVSTAYASTKESHPYVKSVCDVAEKGVKTLTAAAVSGAQPILTKLEPQISTANEYACKGLDKLEEKLPILQQPPEKLISDTKQLVTSTVTGAKDVLTSTVAGAKDAVTSRVTGVMDMTKGAVQGSVELTKSAVSSGVSTVMGSTVGQMVVSGMGSMLEKSEELVDHYLPMTDEELAKLATAVEGFETEQQKQQQSYFVRLGSLSTKLRHRALQHSLGKLQSARRSSQDVLAQLQRTLDLVEHLKQGMDQKLQGGQEKLQQMWLEWSKKQPGGGKDLVPPEQVESGTLVMLQGLTQQLQSSCQPLVSSLQGLPTSIQDTAGQVRQNVEELRAALASAASLQDVTGSVLARARAHATKARQLMDELVEHVAHNTPLTWLVGPFTPSGQRLVDLEMK
- the LOC128148179 gene encoding uncharacterized protein LOC128148179 produces the protein MGLQRRQQQSEPPGTPVDEATPQPSQQVPGGDGGSVPGVRVRQQPPCPPGCCRFCPEGFPPMELGVPEDTSSSIPSVVATILRALLGTTVGRLFLHSAEPVLDMSQQRLNHYLPPGERQAVDEAAEGLDSASAGILRHSRLLPLGSLSGDARSRAVALAQQLRQKQLDTPHRLAQLRHILDVLEAMQQSSEHNSQETRLCGNQAQANPCPPPASPGTQARPAEGCGTPATLPGQALAVGRMLAQELRDALVQLRAQVGQLPALLQQAAWRARRGVAELRGTFSRAESLWELLGTVVARGRDVVAQAWEALVVPWLEDVAEAAGIAVPRTAPPHPQT